The Pseudomonas sp. B21-023 genomic interval AGCAGGTCGCCCTCGGCCAGGTCCAGCACGCGGTCCTTGCCCAGGAAGTCGCCGGTCTCGCAGATCGGGCCGACCAAGTCGTAGGCCCGACCTTCGCCTTCGCGAGGCTTGACTGCGCTGATGTCCATCCAGGCCTGGTACAAGGCCGGGCGGATCAGGTCGTTCATCGCCGCGTCGATGATGGCGAAGTCCTTGTGCTCGGTGTGCTTGAGGTATTCCACGCGGGTCAGCAGCACGCCGCCGTTGGCGACGATATAGCGGCCCGGCTCGAACACCAGGGCCAGGTCGCGGCTGCCGATGCGCTCGCGAATGGCCTTGATGTAATCGGCAAGCTCCGGCGGCTGTTCGTCGCGATAGCGCACGCCGACACCGCCACCGAGGTCGAGATGGCGCAGGTGGATGCCGCACTCGGCCAGGCGATCGACCAGCACCAGCAGGCGGTCGAGGGCATCGAGGAACGGTTCGACGGTGGTCAGCTGTGAGCCGATGTGGCAGTCAACACCGACCACGTCGAGGTTCGGCAACTGCGCGGCGCGCACGTAGATGGCCTCGGCGTCGGCAATGGCGATGCCGAACTTGTTTTCCTTGAGGCCAGTGGAGATGTAAGGGTGGGTGCCGGCGTCG includes:
- the lysA gene encoding diaminopimelate decarboxylase encodes the protein MDAFNYRGGELFAEGVALSAIAERFGTPTYVYSRAHIEAQYRNYTDALHGVEHLVCFAVKANSNLGVLNLLARLGAGFDIVSGGELERVLAAGGRADRVVFSGVGKTREDMRRALEVGVHCFNVESTDELERLQVVAAEMGKVAPVSLRVNPDVDAGTHPYISTGLKENKFGIAIADAEAIYVRAAQLPNLDVVGVDCHIGSQLTTVEPFLDALDRLLVLVDRLAECGIHLRHLDLGGGVGVRYRDEQPPELADYIKAIRERIGSRDLALVFEPGRYIVANGGVLLTRVEYLKHTEHKDFAIIDAAMNDLIRPALYQAWMDISAVKPREGEGRAYDLVGPICETGDFLGKDRVLDLAEGDLLAVRSAGAYGFVMSSNYNTRGRCAEVLVDGDQAFEVRRRETVTELFAGESLLPE